CGATGATCGAGCTGCCGCGCGCGGCGCTGAAGGCTGGCGAGATCGCCGAGGTAGGCGAATTCTTCTCCTTCGGCACCAACGACCTCACTCAGACCACGATCGGCATCAGCCGTGACGACGCGGGCCGCTTCCTGACGCAATATGTCGACAAGGGCATTTTCGCCCGCGATCCGTTCGTCAGCATCGATGTCGAGGGCGTGGGCCAACTCATCGAACTGGCGGCCGAGCGCGGCCGCGCGACCCGCCCCGGCATCAAGCTGGGCATCTGCGGCGAACATGGCGGCGATCCGGCCTCGATCGCCTTCTGCGAGGCGACCGGCCTCGATTATGTCTCGGCCTCGCCCTATCGCGTGCCGATCGCCCGCCTGGCCGCGGCGCAGGCCGCGCTGGCGAAGAAGTAAAAGCGGAAGGGGCGGGGGAAACCCCGCCCTTTTCAGTTCAGGCCGATCCGGTGAGGCGGCTCAGCAGGCCGGGCTTTTCGCCACGTTCCAGATTGTTGGCCTGAGCGCGCCAATCCTCTTGCGTGATCGTGCCCGGCCTGAGCCCCAGTCGCGCCTCAAGTATAGCCTCCTGCTCCGCATTCAATGCCGCGATCTGGCTATAGCGGTGATAGCCCGCCTCGTTCAGCGTCACTTCCTGGGTCTGGGTGATCCCGTTGATCCGGCTGAGATCATCGCGACCGTGCACGCCGCCCGCCACCGCTGCTGCCGTGCCCGGCCCGATCGGCGCGGATTGCCGCTCCAGTTCGGCGATGCGTTCATTGGCCGCTGACAGCCGGACATCGCGATCTCGTATCGCATGGTGGTGGGCGCTCTGTTCGTCACGCCACAGGCGCTTATATTTGCCCCTGCCGCTCATCATCAGGCCCAGAACCAGCCCGAGCAGCAGCGCGACCAGCAGCAACGCGATTTCATTGGGTGTGAAGCTCATATCGGCATCCTTTCCAAGGTCGAAACGATCGGTTGGGCTGGAAGTTGCCGAAATCCCCAATGGTTCGGGAATTGTCGAAGAAAGTGAAAGAAAAGGCTTGCCAGTGCCGCCGGACGCTTCTAACAGCGCCACTCCAACGCACCCGTAGCTCAGCTGGATAGAGCATCAGACTACGAATCTGAGGGTCGGACGTTCGAATCGTTCCGGGTGCACCATTCTCCTTATCCTATGATAACCAACGGTTTTTCGCCGTTGATTGGCTGATTGACCGGCTGCTTGGAACGGAGAAGATTTCCCATGTCGCCGTGCTGATGATAGTCTCCGGATGCTTTTTGGCATTCAGGGGATATCATGGTCTGGGTCGCACGCTTTCTTCTATTGATCCCTTCGCTGATCGCCGGATGGTTCGTTTCGACGGAAGATCCCCGCTATTGGGTGATTGCCCTGGCGATCGGCTTGACCTTTCTCGCTCTGGGCATTGTTGCGGCTATCTATTTGCCGGCGCTGCATCCTTGGCCACGCAAGAAGCGATAATTACGGCAGGCGCAAATCCCGAAAATTGGGCGTGCGATCGGTCATCTTGTCATAAATTTCACATCGATGCTTTTAGGGGTTGCCAGATCATTCTGGCCCTTCTATCTGCGCCTCCACAACGCACCCGTAGCTCAGCTGGATAGAGCATCAGACTACGAATCTGAGGGTCGGACGTTCGAATCGTTCCGGGTGCACCACTTTCCTTCGGTAATGAACGGGCTGGAAAATCTTAGGATTTTCCAGCCCGTTGGTGTTTAGGCTTGGGTGGATCGGCGCAGGGCGAGTGCCACAATCGCATCGATATCCAGATGGGTTTCCAGTTGCGCGGCGATGGCGTCGAGGGCCATGTCGACGGATCGGTCATAGTCGACGCTACCGGCTTCCACGCCGATGCGTGCCAGCATCGCGGCACGCATCGCGCCGCTTGCCAGCAAGCCATGGACATAAGTGCCCATGACCCGCCCATCGGCACTGACTGCGCCATCGGGTTGACCATCAATCCGGGCGAAGGGACGCATGCAGTCCATGCCTGACGTTTCGCCAATATGCATCTCATAGCCGGTGAAGGGCGCGCCCAGGGCAACGCCATCGACCTGCACCAGCCTTTTGCCCGACGTCAGGCGCGTCTCGACATCCAGCAGGCCGAGCCCCTCGATCATCCCGGCCGGTCCCTCAATCCCTTCGGGATCGATAATATGCCGGCCCAGCATCTGATATCCGCCACAAATGCCAAATATCGCGCCACCCCGCCGATGATGAGCAAGAATGTCGATATCCCAACCCTGGGCGCGCATCGCGACCATGTCTGCGATCGTTGCCTTGGAACCGGGCAGGACGATCAGCGCCGCTTCGGACGGGATCGGCTGGCCTGGCGGGATCATGCGCAATTCGACGCCGGTATCGAGCTTCAACGGGTCGAGATCGTCAAAATTTGAGATGCGCGGCAAGATCGGGCACGCGATAAGCGTGCGCGCGTGATGGGTGGGAGCCGCTCGCTCCAGCACCACAGCATCCTCGCTGGGCAGGCGGGTGGTTTCATCGAGCCAGGGGACCACGCCAAAGCCGCGCCAGCCCGCCAGCGTTTCGATCTGGCGATAGCCGTCCTCGAACAAGGTTGGATCGCCACGGAATTTGTTGATCAGGAAGCCATGGATCATGGCTGCGTCGGCGGGATCGATCACCGCCTTGGTGCCGACGATGGCGGCGATCACTCCACCCCGATCGATATCGCCGACCAGAAGGACCGGGACATTGGCGGCACGTGCAAATCCCATATTGGCGATGTCGCCGGCGCGCAGGTTGATTTCGGCTGGTGAGCCCGCGCCTTCGACGACGACGATGTCGCATTGCGCTTTCAGGCGCTCATAGCTTGCCAGTACGGCGCCAAGCAACTGGCCGCGCGCCGCGCGAAAATTCCCACTGCCCAATCTCCCGCGCACCTGGCCATGGACAATCAACTGCGATGTCCGGTCGGCCTGTGGCTTGAGCAGCACCGGGTTCATATCGGTATGCGCGACCACTCCGCAAGCGATCGCCTGCAGGGCCTGCGCCCGGCCAATCTCGCCGCCATCGACGGTGACTGCCGCGTTATTCGACATATTCTGGGGTTTGAACGGGCGGACATTGTAGCCACGCCGCACCAGTGCACGGCACAGCCCCGCCACCAGCACCGACTTGCCGACGTCCGACCCCGTTCCCTGCAGCATGATCGCGCCCATGGCCCGTTCCTGCAGGCTGGCGGCAGGGATGGCAAGTGCTGTCCCTGCAGGCGGGCGATCAGGCCTGGATGGTCAAGCGACCAGCGTTGGCATGCCGCAGCGCATTTGATGCACTTTGACCGATGCCGTGCCCAACTTGACGCCGAGCAGTCCGGTGACGTTGTTCAGCAGGCCATCGAGAATAGGTGCCGTTGTGCCCAGCAACCCGGCAACGGGTGAAATAAGCGGGCTTAGCGGGAGAGGGATGCCCGCCAGGGTCACTGTGACCTTGGTCTGGTTTGCCAGGCTGGCTGCCAGGCCCTGGGTCAGGTCCTGTGTGCTGACCATCTTGGCTTGCTGCGCGGCGATGTCGCCTGGTGTGAACAGCACATTCTGCGGCGTAACCCCGCCAAGGGCGATATTGGCATAGCCGCTGACCTGCGTGAGCGAACCAAGAACGGACGCCATGACCACCGGACGCGGATTGGCCGGGATTGAGAAGTTGGTCAGCGCGGCATTGTCAACCTCAGCCAGGGCGGCCGTGCCGATCGACGGCGTGACCGCCAGGGTGACGCCGCGATTGAGGGCTGCCTGATCGCAGACGACATCGGAAAGGCGGGCTTCGGCCGACGCCAATTCGACATAGAGCGGGATGCGCAGGTTCGCGATGCCGGACAATGCCGTGCCGACCTTACTATCCAGATAGATGCGGGTCTGCGCCGTGCGGAGCACGACATTCTTGTCGTTCGTGATGCTGATCATCGGCGTGCTGGTCTGGCCAGTGCCGGTGACCATCGTCAGGCGGGTGCTGGTGAGGCCCGGCACGTTCAACGTCAGGTCGATCGGAACGGCTGTCCCGGCCGGCGGACTCAGCACCATGCGCAGCATCGAGAAGGCATCGAGCAATAGGCTCGGTTGGCCGGTGGAACTGCCCGTGCCTTTCATCGGTCCCAGATCCACGATGTCGCTGAGCTTCACGGTTTTACCCGGTACTTTGCCTGCCATGGTCCGCAGGACGCCTGCGGTGCTGCTATTATCGGCTGTGTCGGCGATCGCCCCGATAATGTCGGATAGGGGGATGTTCGCGCCGAACAATTCACCATAGGCGGCGTCATTGCGGCCTGTCCGTACCTTCAGAGCATCAGCGAAATGGAGCAGGTCAACATTCAGGCTGGCAAGTCCCTGATAGTCCATGACGCTCAGGTTAAGCTCGGTTCCTGCAAGTGCAGACAGCAGCATATTGGGCAAGCCGCCGCTGAGTGAGGCGAGCCCGGTGCCCAAGGAGAAGGCCGCCGCATCGGACCGCGCAGCCGTCGCATGCGCCCGAACATCGACACCGTCGCGGCCGACCAGCAGTTTGGCGAAGAATAATGGCGCATGCCTCTGTACTTCCACCCGGGTGGCGTTCGCACGGGCATCGCCGGCGATGAAACGATTGGCGATGGGTACGCTGGTGTCGGAGGCATAATAGCCATTGTCGACGGTGATCAGCGACAATGCGTTGACGCCGCTCTTGGTCAGCAACTGTTCTGCGGCCGAGCGGCCGCCACCGCTGGCGGCGATCGCAGCGGCATCGGCAATGCCCTGCAACTGGCGCTTGGCCAGATAGACAGAGCCCAGGTCAACCGCCACCGTTGACGCGCCGGCCAGCATGAACAGCGCTCCCGCCAGCAGGACGCTGATGCCGCCGCGGTGATCCTGACGCAGCCTTTTCATCATGGTGCCCGAACCTTTCATGAGGCGATCCTGACAATCGCGCTGCGCTGTATCTGCGAAGCGGGGAGTGGGAATGGCGCAGCGGCAAAGAAGGGCGCATTGGTGAGGCTGTAGGTCAACGTCACCGTGTAATAGCCCGAATTGGCAGAGGCGGTGACACCGATGCTCTGAGCGCCTGGCAGTGGGAAGGAGCTGCGGCTTATGGCCACGCTCTGATCCACCAGGGCGCGTCGTTCGGTATCGTTCAATCCGGCAATGGCGGCGCGGGCGGCCTCATTGGCGGCCTGTTGCAAGGTGTGCGCGGTCATGAACCAACTGCCGTAGAGCAATATGCCCAGCAGCAGGGCAATCATGAGAGGCAAGGCAAAGGCCGCTTCGACGAGGACGCTGCCCCGCTCGCTACGAAGCAGAGTCGTCCCTCGCGGGGCGGGGCGTGTTGGCCAATGGAGAAGCGTGTTTCGCATGCTTCTCAGATATGTCCGCAGCGATCAAAAAGCGGTTCGCGGCGTTGTCGATCGGTTTTGCGCGATTTGCGTAAATCTATGCAGTGCTTTTAGGGGATTTTGGACGTTTCGCTGTGGAACGGCGGGGCGATTTCCGGATCTGTCCGTTATGGAGCGGATTTTACATCATGGTTGACGGGACTCGTTCGCCGATTGGGTGGGGGAGTGAGTCATGACCATGACGGCCCCCTCCGTGCCATAGGTGCCGCGTAGTTGAACCAATGCCCCTTCGATCCGCAACAATGACCCGTCATTGGTCAGCAGGCGTGCGTCGATGCGCCGGTCGCCTTCACCGCGCAATACCTCTTCCAGTTCCTGGCGAAATACCGGTCGCCGAGGCAGTTCGATGAGGTCGGCCATATAGGCATTGGTCAGTCTCTCGCCTGGCAGGCCGAT
The sequence above is drawn from the Sphingobium sp. AP49 genome and encodes:
- a CDS encoding TadE/TadG family type IV pilus assembly protein — protein: MRNTLLHWPTRPAPRGTTLLRSERGSVLVEAAFALPLMIALLLGILLYGSWFMTAHTLQQAANEAARAAIAGLNDTERRALVDQSVAISRSSFPLPGAQSIGVTASANSGYYTVTLTYSLTNAPFFAAAPFPLPASQIQRSAIVRIAS
- a CDS encoding cobyric acid synthase is translated as MGAIMLQGTGSDVGKSVLVAGLCRALVRRGYNVRPFKPQNMSNNAAVTVDGGEIGRAQALQAIACGVVAHTDMNPVLLKPQADRTSQLIVHGQVRGRLGSGNFRAARGQLLGAVLASYERLKAQCDIVVVEGAGSPAEINLRAGDIANMGFARAANVPVLLVGDIDRGGVIAAIVGTKAVIDPADAAMIHGFLINKFRGDPTLFEDGYRQIETLAGWRGFGVVPWLDETTRLPSEDAVVLERAAPTHHARTLIACPILPRISNFDDLDPLKLDTGVELRMIPPGQPIPSEAALIVLPGSKATIADMVAMRAQGWDIDILAHHRRGGAIFGICGGYQMLGRHIIDPEGIEGPAGMIEGLGLLDVETRLTSGKRLVQVDGVALGAPFTGYEMHIGETSGMDCMRPFARIDGQPDGAVSADGRVMGTYVHGLLASGAMRAAMLARIGVEAGSVDYDRSVDMALDAIAAQLETHLDIDAIVALALRRSTQA
- a CDS encoding TadG family pilus assembly protein, whose amino-acid sequence is MKGSGTMMKRLRQDHRGGISVLLAGALFMLAGASTVAVDLGSVYLAKRQLQGIADAAAIAASGGGRSAAEQLLTKSGVNALSLITVDNGYYASDTSVPIANRFIAGDARANATRVEVQRHAPLFFAKLLVGRDGVDVRAHATAARSDAAAFSLGTGLASLSGGLPNMLLSALAGTELNLSVMDYQGLASLNVDLLHFADALKVRTGRNDAAYGELFGANIPLSDIIGAIADTADNSSTAGVLRTMAGKVPGKTVKLSDIVDLGPMKGTGSSTGQPSLLLDAFSMLRMVLSPPAGTAVPIDLTLNVPGLTSTRLTMVTGTGQTSTPMISITNDKNVVLRTAQTRIYLDSKVGTALSGIANLRIPLYVELASAEARLSDVVCDQAALNRGVTLAVTPSIGTAALAEVDNAALTNFSIPANPRPVVMASVLGSLTQVSGYANIALGGVTPQNVLFTPGDIAAQQAKMVSTQDLTQGLAASLANQTKVTVTLAGIPLPLSPLISPVAGLLGTTAPILDGLLNNVTGLLGVKLGTASVKVHQMRCGMPTLVA